The Desulfovibrio sp. G11 region GGGCCAGTATTGCGCCACCAGCGACGAGCCGACCATCCAGACCGGTATCGAGACGGTCAAGGAGATCCTTGCCAAGCATTATGTTCACCGGAATGAAGCCGGATTGGTCCGCTCGAACATCAAGGAAAAGGGGCGCTACAAGGTCATCGACAAAATCAGCGTTGACCTGAACGATAAGAAGGATGTCTACGAGGCGCAGTTTTCCAACTTAGGGCTGAAGGAGGTTCTAGTTGATTCCGGAACGGTGAAAAAGCACCCCAAGCTTCTAGTTGGCGGCGTGTGGTGCATTGCGGATCTGGAATATGAGTTCACCGAAGACAAAAGCGCCAGCCCCTGGATCTTGTCGACCCTCAAGCCCATCCAGCTCTCCCATTTCGATTTCGACGGCTATGTTGAGGCCCGCAAACAGTTCACCACCGACGAGTGGATCGACCTGCTGGTGCAAAGCATCGGCTTCAACCCGGAGATGTTCGGCAAACGCAGCAAGCTGACCCAACTGGTCCGCCTGATCCCGTTTTGCGAACGTAACTACAACCTGATTGAACTTGGCCCCAAGGGGACCGGCAAATCCCACATCTACTCGGAGTTCTCGCCCCACGGCATCCTGATCTCCGGCGGCGAGGTCACGGTTCCCAAGCTGTTCGTAAACAACTCTTCCGGAAAGATCGGTCTGGTCGGTTACTGGGACTGCGTTGCCTTCGATGAGTTTGCCGGAAAGCAAAAGCGCGTCGACAAGGCCCTGGTTGATATCATGAAAAACTACATGGCCAACAAGTCCTTCTCGCGAGGCGTCGAGACGCTGGGCGCGGAGGCCTCCATGGTGTTCGTGGGCAATACCCAGCACACCGTGCCCTACATGCTCAAGCACTCCGACCTGTTTTGCGAACTGCCCGACAAGTTCTACGACTCCGCGTTTCTGGACCGCGTCCATTTCTACATCCCCGGCTGGGAGGTCGACATCATCCGGGGCGAGATGTTCTCCAGCGGTTACGGTTTCGTGGTGGACTACCTGGCCGAGATCCTTCGCTCGCTGCGCAATCACGATTACTCGGACCGCTACAAGGAGCACTTCTCCCTCTCCTCCGATATCTCGACGCGGGACCGCGATGGTATCAACAAGACGTTCTCCGGCCTGATGAAAATCCTTTTCCCGCACGGTGGGTCAACCAAGGAAGAGGTCGAGGAGCTGCTGCGGTTCGCGATTGAGGGGCGCAAGCGCGTCAAAGATCAGCTGATGCGCATCGACTCCACCTACGGCAACGTCCGCTTTACCTATCAAGACACCGCAGGCATGGGCAAGCCTGTCACCACGCTCGAAGAAGATGAATATCCCGGCTACTACCACAAAACCATCGCCGAGGGTGAAGACGGGGAAATCTTGGAAGTTGCTCAATCGGACTCGCCCCAAGGTCCATCCGAGCCCCTAGCTCCGGCCGAGCCCGTCCTCAGGGAAAAGCACCTCACATTCCAGGAGAACCAGAAGGGCCTCTCCTTCGATACGTTGCTCGGCCCCTACCTCAAGGGCGCGACCGCGATCACGGTCACCGATCCGTACATCCGCTTGTTCTACCAGGTGCGCAACTTCATGGAATTTTTGGAGACCGTGGTCAAACACAAGGCCCCGGATGAGGAAGTGTCCGTGCATCTGGTGACCACGGAAGACGAGTTCAAAGGCGAACAGCAGAAGGACAACTTCGAGAAGATGAAGGAGTCCGCAGGCAGCGTGGGCGTGAACTTTACCTGGGAGTTCGACGGCACCGGCACGATTCACGCCCGCCACATCGTGACCGACCACGGCTGGAAAATATCCCTGGATCGCGGCCTCGACATCTTCCAGCACTACGAGATGAACGATGCCTTCACCTTCGCCAATCGCCTGCAGCAATACCGCCCATGCAAGGCGTTCGAGGTGACGTTCATTAAACATAAGCGGGAAGCTGAGGGGGAATAACATGAGCGGGATATCGGCATCACTGACCAAATGGTTTTCAGAGCGCCCCCAGTGGCTCCAGATTGCGGCTACTCGGCTACTTCAGCAGTCAGAGCTTACTGACACGGACGTCTCTGAGCTCGCAAACCTTTGCCAGCAGGAAGCCGACGGTAAGCTGCCCAAAACGACCTGTTCCTTTCCTGCTACCGCGTTCTCCCAGGGCACAGCAGGCTCCCTGCGTTTGTGTTCAATCAGTGAAGTCGAAGGAGTAAACGCCCTTGCTCCGAAAAAGCCACTTGAGTTTGGTAAGGGCAATATCACGATTGTTTATGGCAACAACGGGTCAGGCAAGTCCGGTTACGTCAGACTCCTCAAACATGTATGCGGAGCCCGCGAGACGGGTACCCTCCACCGCAATGTCTACAAGCCCGGCTCTGCCGCACAGAAAGCCTGCATTTCGTTTGAGCAGGACGGCGTACCGAAGACCCATACCTGGTCTGGGCAAGGTATCTGCGATGACCTCAACAGCGTTGATATTTTCGACACCTCTTTTGGCAAGGTGTTTGTCAGCAGCGAAGACGAGGTGAGCTACGAGCCGCCGGTTCTATCGTTCTTCAGCTCGCTCATCCTCGCATGCGAAAAGGTCGCATCGGCTCTGGACAGCGAGGCCAGCCGGCACCAGTCCAAAAAGCCGAATATCCCGGCTGACAAGAAGGTAACTCCTGAAGGCATCTGGTACGAAGCCATCAGCGCCAAGACCAGCACCCAGGACATCGACAAGCATTGCGCATTTGGCTGTGCTGACGAAACCGAGATGCAAACGCTGCAGCAGCGTCTTGCCGAACAGGCACCGGCGGAAAAAGCGAAGCAGCTAAGAAAGCAGAAACAGCATATCGACACTCTGGTCCAGGATGCCCAAAAGTATCTGGAACAATTATCGGACGAGAATTACCGACGAATCATCGCTGCCAAGAAAAAGTCGATCCTTAAAAAGACTGCGGCAGATACGGCGGCGCAAAAGGTGTTCTCCGGCAGCGAGCTGGAAGGCATCGGCTCTGATGTCTGGAAAGAGCTTTGGGAAGCGGCCCGGGACTACTCCGTATCGGCTGCCTACAAAGAAGCTGAGTACCCGAACGTTTCCGATGGTTCCCGTTGTGTCCTGTGCCACCAGACCTTGACCCAAGAGGCCAAGGAACGGTTGATCTCCTTCGAAAATTTCGTGAAGGGTGAAATGCAGAAAGCCGCATCGGATGCGGCCAAGGAATACGAGACCGCCAGTCAATCTATCGAGGCGCTACCGACATCGGAGACGCTGAAAACACGTATCGATGCGGCTGGCATTCCACAGGATGAAGTCGCGAGCCAGGTGATGGATTTCTTTGCTCAATTGCAGGCCAGGAAAGACCTGCTCCCTGGGATCGATTCCGAAGAAGCCATTCCCGACCCACTACTCTCACCGAAATGGATCGAAGAAGCCAACGCCCAGTCGAAAAGCCTCGGTGAACTCGCGGCAAAATATGACGAAGACGCCAAAAGCGACAATCGTGAGGAGATCAAGAAGAAGCTAAACAGCCTGCAGGCCAGAAAGTGGTTGTCTGAACACCGCGCCGCCATTGATGAAGAAGTCACCCGATTGAAGCTGCTAAACCAGATTCAGGAAGCCAAGAAGTCGACCACCACCAAAGCCCTATCCCAGAAGAAAGGGGAGCTGGCAGAAGCCTTGATCACGGATGCGTTCGTGCAAAGGTTCAATGCGGAGCTCAAGGCCCTGGGCGCGTCTCAGGTTAAAGTCGAGCTCGTGAAGTCAAAAGTCTCCAAGGGCCGCGTCCTTCATAAGCTCCAGCTTCGAGGGGCCTCTCAGAATGGGCTCGCCGATGTGCTGAGCGAGGGAGAAAATCGGATCGTTTCCATTGCGGCATTTTTGGCCGACGTCACCGGCAAGAGCAACCAGGCCCCGTTTATCTTTGACGATCCAATATCCTCGCTGGACCAAAGCTATGAGGAGGCCGTGGTTCAAAGACTGATCGAGCTGTCTCAGGACAAGCAGGTCATTGTCTTTACTCACCGCCTGTCCTTGCTGGGAACGGTCCGGCATTTTGCCGAGAAAAAGACCATCAAGCCCGATGTGGTGAGCATTCGCTCTGCGGACTGGGGGACCGGAGAGCCAGCTCCCATTCCACTTTCACAGAGTGACATCAAATCCGCCCTGAACACACTCATGAATCAGCGGTATCAGGATGCAAAGAAGGCAAGTGAAAACGGCGAGTTTGAACATGCCGAAATCTTGCTGAAATCGATATGCAGCGACTTCAGGACATTGGTGGAGCGCTCTATTGAAAATGATCTGCTGTGCGGGGTGGTTCAAAGATTCCAACGACCGGTCCATACGTTGAAGCTCAAGGAGCTGGCCAAATTGAAGGACGCGGATTGCAATCTCCTTGATTCGCTTATGACTAAATACTCCGGATTTGAACACTCGCAGCCAACAGAATCACCTGTGGAGCTGCCGAAGCCAGACGATCTTTTGGCCGACATGACTTCATTGAAAAACTGGCGTGAAGAATACGCGAAGTGCCCCGCCTCTGCGGTGGCTGGGTAGCAGTATGAGAGTTCTCCATACATCCGACTGGCATATCGGCCGCACCCTTTACGGCAGAAAACGCTACGAGGAATTCGAGGCTTTTCTGACATGGCTGGCGGAGACCATTCAGCAGAATGAAATTGATGTCTTGTTGGTGGCGGGTGATGTATTTGACACCAGCGCCCCGAGCAACCGCGCCCAGGAGCTCTATTACCGGTTCCTGTGCCGGGTGGCCGCCTCATCCTGTCGGCATGTTGTCGTCGTCGCGGGCAACCACGATTCCCCATCCTTCCTCAATGCTCCCAAGGAGCTGCTCAAGGCCCTTGATGTCCACGTGGTCGGTAATAGCACCGCATCCCCGGAAGATGAAGTGCTGGTGCTCTGTAATGAGCAGGACGCTCCGGAATTGATTGTTTGCGCCGTGCCCTACCTTCGCGACAGGGATATCCGAGTGGCGGAAGCGGGTGAAAGCGTCGAGGACAAGGAGCGGAAACTGATCGAAGGCATTCACACCCATTACGCCGCCGTCGCGGCTTTGGCCGAACAGAAGCGTGAAGAACTCGGGGCAGATATTCCCATCGTTGGCACGGGGCATCTGTTCACCGCAGGCGGACAAACCGTCGATGGTGATGGCGTGCGCGAACTCTATGTCGGCTCCTTGGCTCACGTGACTGCCGGGATTTTTCCTGCCTGCTTCAACTATCTGGCGCTGGGGCACCTCCACGTCCCCCAAAAGGTGAACGGCTCCGAAACCATTCGGTACAGCGGCTCTCCTCTGCCCATGGGGTTCGGAGAGGCAAAACAGCAGAAGAGCGTTTGCCAGGTTGAGTTCCACAGCACGGCTGCATCCGTACAGCTGATCGATGTGCCAATTTTTCAGAAACTTGAGCGCGTCAAAGGAGACTGGGACGGCATCTCAAACCGCATTCTTGAATTGTCGGCGATGGACTCCCAAGGCTGGCTCGAAGTCATTTACGACGGTACTGAGGTTATCGGCGACCTGCGTGAACGCCTGGAGGCTGCGATTTCCGGCACCCAGATGGAAATTCTCCGCATAAAGAACAACCGCATCATCGACCGCGTGCTGGGACAAATCCATGAAGAGGAAACACTCGACGATTTGAACGTGAACGACGTGTTCGAACGATGCCTCGCCGTCCATGACGTGCCCGAAGAGCAGCGGCCAGAGCTGCTTCGGGCCTACCAGGAAACGGTCTCGTCTCTCTATGAAGACGATGTGCAGGCGGAATAGCGAGGCTGTCGATGAGAATACTGCAGGTACGCTTCAAGAATCTGAACTCGCTGGTCGGCGAATGGCAAATCGACCTGATGCACCCGGCCTTCGCGTCTGATGGCATCTTTGCCATAACAGGTCCCACCGGCGCGGGGAAAACCACGATCCTCGATGCTATTTGTCTCGCACTTTATGGGCGGACGCCTCGCCTGAACAAGGTCACCAAGAGCGGAAACGAAATCATGTCCCGCCAGACCGGCGAGTGCTTTGC contains the following coding sequences:
- the brxL gene encoding BREX system Lon protease-like protein BrxL yields the protein MNELDQKINTHFPGLVVRKDLVKTVKGNAIVPSYVLEYLLGQYCATSDEPTIQTGIETVKEILAKHYVHRNEAGLVRSNIKEKGRYKVIDKISVDLNDKKDVYEAQFSNLGLKEVLVDSGTVKKHPKLLVGGVWCIADLEYEFTEDKSASPWILSTLKPIQLSHFDFDGYVEARKQFTTDEWIDLLVQSIGFNPEMFGKRSKLTQLVRLIPFCERNYNLIELGPKGTGKSHIYSEFSPHGILISGGEVTVPKLFVNNSSGKIGLVGYWDCVAFDEFAGKQKRVDKALVDIMKNYMANKSFSRGVETLGAEASMVFVGNTQHTVPYMLKHSDLFCELPDKFYDSAFLDRVHFYIPGWEVDIIRGEMFSSGYGFVVDYLAEILRSLRNHDYSDRYKEHFSLSSDISTRDRDGINKTFSGLMKILFPHGGSTKEEVEELLRFAIEGRKRVKDQLMRIDSTYGNVRFTYQDTAGMGKPVTTLEEDEYPGYYHKTIAEGEDGEILEVAQSDSPQGPSEPLAPAEPVLREKHLTFQENQKGLSFDTLLGPYLKGATAITVTDPYIRLFYQVRNFMEFLETVVKHKAPDEEVSVHLVTTEDEFKGEQQKDNFEKMKESAGSVGVNFTWEFDGTGTIHARHIVTDHGWKISLDRGLDIFQHYEMNDAFTFANRLQQYRPCKAFEVTFIKHKREAEGE
- a CDS encoding AAA family ATPase, which codes for MSGISASLTKWFSERPQWLQIAATRLLQQSELTDTDVSELANLCQQEADGKLPKTTCSFPATAFSQGTAGSLRLCSISEVEGVNALAPKKPLEFGKGNITIVYGNNGSGKSGYVRLLKHVCGARETGTLHRNVYKPGSAAQKACISFEQDGVPKTHTWSGQGICDDLNSVDIFDTSFGKVFVSSEDEVSYEPPVLSFFSSLILACEKVASALDSEASRHQSKKPNIPADKKVTPEGIWYEAISAKTSTQDIDKHCAFGCADETEMQTLQQRLAEQAPAEKAKQLRKQKQHIDTLVQDAQKYLEQLSDENYRRIIAAKKKSILKKTAADTAAQKVFSGSELEGIGSDVWKELWEAARDYSVSAAYKEAEYPNVSDGSRCVLCHQTLTQEAKERLISFENFVKGEMQKAASDAAKEYETASQSIEALPTSETLKTRIDAAGIPQDEVASQVMDFFAQLQARKDLLPGIDSEEAIPDPLLSPKWIEEANAQSKSLGELAAKYDEDAKSDNREEIKKKLNSLQARKWLSEHRAAIDEEVTRLKLLNQIQEAKKSTTTKALSQKKGELAEALITDAFVQRFNAELKALGASQVKVELVKSKVSKGRVLHKLQLRGASQNGLADVLSEGENRIVSIAAFLADVTGKSNQAPFIFDDPISSLDQSYEEAVVQRLIELSQDKQVIVFTHRLSLLGTVRHFAEKKTIKPDVVSIRSADWGTGEPAPIPLSQSDIKSALNTLMNQRYQDAKKASENGEFEHAEILLKSICSDFRTLVERSIENDLLCGVVQRFQRPVHTLKLKELAKLKDADCNLLDSLMTKYSGFEHSQPTESPVELPKPDDLLADMTSLKNWREEYAKCPASAVAG
- a CDS encoding exonuclease SbcCD subunit D C-terminal domain-containing protein, whose amino-acid sequence is MRVLHTSDWHIGRTLYGRKRYEEFEAFLTWLAETIQQNEIDVLLVAGDVFDTSAPSNRAQELYYRFLCRVAASSCRHVVVVAGNHDSPSFLNAPKELLKALDVHVVGNSTASPEDEVLVLCNEQDAPELIVCAVPYLRDRDIRVAEAGESVEDKERKLIEGIHTHYAAVAALAEQKREELGADIPIVGTGHLFTAGGQTVDGDGVRELYVGSLAHVTAGIFPACFNYLALGHLHVPQKVNGSETIRYSGSPLPMGFGEAKQQKSVCQVEFHSTAASVQLIDVPIFQKLERVKGDWDGISNRILELSAMDSQGWLEVIYDGTEVIGDLRERLEAAISGTQMEILRIKNNRIIDRVLGQIHEEETLDDLNVNDVFERCLAVHDVPEEQRPELLRAYQETVSSLYEDDVQAE